One region of Yersinia bercovieri ATCC 43970 genomic DNA includes:
- a CDS encoding GNAT family N-acetyltransferase produces MKIVLLNAATLPVYHSELARLLMDAVSHGASIGYNTRSLSQEEAENYFSSLRPAMAKGSLLLWIARDETGITGTIQLDLCQKPNGLNRAEVQKLLVHSRSRRAGIGHKLILEMEKVAVQLRRGLLYLDTQAGSPAESFYRAQGYFCMGEIPDYACTPDGDYHPTAIYFKRLFTVNQSHTAVAI; encoded by the coding sequence ATGAAGATAGTGTTACTTAATGCGGCTACATTGCCGGTCTACCACAGCGAGCTGGCAAGATTATTGATGGATGCGGTCTCTCATGGTGCCTCTATTGGCTATAACACGCGCTCCCTTTCGCAGGAAGAAGCCGAGAACTATTTTAGTAGCCTCCGCCCCGCGATGGCGAAAGGATCACTATTATTGTGGATTGCTCGCGATGAAACGGGAATTACCGGAACGATACAACTAGATCTCTGCCAAAAACCGAATGGCTTAAATCGGGCTGAAGTACAGAAATTATTAGTACACAGTCGTAGTCGCCGTGCTGGTATTGGACATAAATTGATTCTTGAAATGGAGAAAGTTGCCGTTCAACTGCGCCGTGGATTGCTCTATCTCGATACCCAAGCGGGTTCTCCTGCCGAATCATTTTACCGTGCACAGGGCTATTTCTGCATGGGTGAAATTCCTGATTATGCCTGTACACCGGATGGTGATTATCATCCGACAGCAATTTACTTTAAGCGTTTATTTACTGTTAATCAATCACATACAGCCGTAGCTATTTAG
- the coaA gene encoding type I pantothenate kinase has protein sequence MTKRDQSLATPYLQFDRTQWAALRDSVPLTLTEEEIVKLKGINEDLSLDEVAQIYLPLSRLLNFYISSNLRRQAVLEQFLGTDGQRIPYVIGIAGSVAVGKSTTARLLQALLSRWPEHRSVELITTDGFLYPNKVLNERGLMKKKGFPQSYDMHNLVKFVSEVKSGADHVTAPVYSHLIYDIVPDGNKIIKQPDILILEGLNVLQSGMDYPHDPHHVFVSDFVDFSIYVDAPEDLLQSWYINRFLKFRQGAFSNPNSYFHNYAKLPETEAVKIATQLWTEINGLNLKQNILPTRERASLIMTKSANHAVESVRLRK, from the coding sequence ATGACAAAAAGAGATCAATCTTTAGCGACGCCTTATCTACAGTTCGATCGTACTCAGTGGGCAGCTCTGCGCGACTCAGTACCATTGACACTAACAGAAGAAGAGATCGTTAAGCTCAAAGGGATTAACGAAGATCTTTCATTAGATGAAGTGGCACAGATTTATCTACCACTCTCGCGCCTGCTTAATTTTTATATCAGTTCTAACCTACGTCGCCAGGCTGTTCTGGAGCAATTCCTTGGAACCGATGGCCAGCGTATTCCTTATGTTATTGGTATTGCGGGCAGTGTTGCTGTCGGTAAAAGTACCACAGCCCGTTTATTGCAGGCCTTGCTAAGCCGCTGGCCGGAGCATCGTAGTGTAGAGCTGATTACTACAGACGGTTTTCTTTATCCGAATAAGGTGCTTAATGAGCGCGGTCTGATGAAGAAAAAAGGATTCCCGCAATCCTATGATATGCATAATTTGGTGAAATTCGTTTCTGAAGTAAAATCAGGCGCTGACCATGTCACCGCACCTGTTTACTCTCATCTAATATATGATATCGTGCCCGATGGTAATAAGATTATTAAGCAACCCGACATCCTGATATTAGAAGGATTGAATGTACTCCAAAGTGGTATGGATTACCCTCACGATCCCCATCATGTATTTGTCTCTGACTTTGTAGATTTCTCTATATATGTTGATGCACCTGAGGATTTACTTCAAAGTTGGTATATTAATCGGTTCCTTAAATTCCGACAGGGCGCATTTTCTAATCCTAACTCTTACTTCCATAATTATGCAAAACTGCCTGAGACCGAGGCAGTCAAGATCGCAACGCAGTTATGGACTGAAATTAATGGATTGAATTTAAAGCAAAATATATTACCCACCCGTGAGCGGGCAAGCCTAATTATGACGAAGAGTGCCAATCATGCCGTTGAAAGTGTGCGCTTAAGAAAATAG
- the birA gene encoding bifunctional biotin--[acetyl-CoA-carboxylase] ligase/biotin operon repressor BirA yields the protein MKDYKIPLRLIGILADGAFHSGEQLGATFGMSRAAINKHIQTIREWGLDVFTVPGKGYSLPAPTQLLDEQKILSHLPTGQVAVLPVVDSTNQYLLDRIAELKSGDACVAEYQHAGRGRRGRQWVSPFGANLYLSMFWRLEQGPAAAMGLSLVVGIVMAEVLHKLGAENVRVKWPNDLYLNDKKLAGILVELTGKTGDAAQLVIGAGINLTMRESTINVINQEWINLQEAGVIIDRNKLTAELLSELRLAVVKFENEGLSAFISRWRQMDNYLDRPVKLIIGNQEIYGIARGIDQQGALLLEQNGDIKPYIGGEISLRGA from the coding sequence GTGAAAGATTATAAAATCCCTTTACGGTTAATCGGCATATTAGCGGATGGTGCTTTTCACTCCGGCGAGCAGTTGGGCGCAACATTTGGCATGAGTCGTGCCGCAATTAATAAGCATATACAAACTATCAGAGAGTGGGGATTAGATGTTTTTACGGTTCCCGGTAAAGGTTATAGTCTACCTGCGCCTACCCAATTGTTGGATGAACAAAAAATATTAAGTCACTTGCCTACAGGGCAGGTGGCTGTATTACCCGTTGTTGACTCGACTAACCAATATCTACTGGATCGTATAGCAGAACTTAAATCTGGCGATGCCTGTGTGGCTGAATATCAACACGCTGGGCGCGGCAGACGTGGGCGTCAGTGGGTATCGCCTTTTGGTGCCAATCTTTATCTCTCCATGTTCTGGCGTCTGGAACAAGGCCCCGCTGCGGCAATGGGGCTAAGCTTGGTTGTTGGGATAGTCATGGCTGAGGTGCTACATAAATTGGGCGCTGAAAATGTCCGAGTTAAGTGGCCGAATGACCTGTATTTAAATGATAAAAAATTAGCGGGTATATTAGTCGAGCTGACGGGGAAAACGGGTGATGCTGCTCAGTTGGTAATTGGTGCTGGTATCAATCTGACAATGCGTGAATCGACAATCAATGTTATTAATCAAGAGTGGATTAACTTGCAAGAAGCGGGTGTTATTATCGACCGCAATAAGCTAACGGCTGAGTTATTATCCGAATTACGACTGGCAGTGGTTAAATTTGAAAATGAAGGGTTGTCGGCCTTTATTTCTCGCTGGCGGCAAATGGATAATTACCTTGATCGTCCCGTAAAGTTGATTATTGGAAATCAAGAGATATATGGGATAGCTCGAGGTATCGATCAGCAAGGTGCATTATTACTTGAGCAGAACGGTGATATAAAACCTTATATTGGCGGCGAGATATCTCTTCGTGGTGCCTAA
- the murB gene encoding UDP-N-acetylmuramate dehydrogenase, translating to MSNQGSPLKHLNTFALPAYANSVISANSTEELISAWRESLSKHQPVLLLGEGSNVLFIENYSGTVLLNRIKGITSTEDDAAWHLHVGAGENWHQLVCYSLQNNMPGLENLALIPGCVGSAPIQNIGAYGVELQKVCEYVDLLDMNKGTVLRLSAQECQFGYRDSIFKHQYGDGFAIVAVGIRLIKSWTPTLGYGDLTRMDPLSVTAQEIFNSVCAMRRSKLPDPTVAGNAGSFFKNPVVDAAVAEDIVKNYPTAPHYRQPDGSVKLAAGWLIDQCGLKGHQIGGAAVHQQQALVLINLAEATSQDVLGLASYIRQQVAKKFSIWLEPEVRFIASNGEVNAVERLS from the coding sequence ATGTCGAATCAAGGTTCCCCGCTAAAACATCTCAATACTTTCGCGCTACCAGCCTATGCGAACAGCGTAATCAGTGCCAATTCGACTGAGGAATTGATCAGCGCATGGCGTGAATCACTCTCTAAGCATCAACCGGTACTTTTGCTTGGTGAAGGTAGTAATGTTCTATTTATCGAAAATTATTCAGGGACAGTATTACTTAATCGTATTAAAGGTATCACTTCCACTGAAGATGATGCCGCTTGGCATCTGCATGTTGGAGCAGGGGAGAACTGGCATCAATTGGTCTGCTATTCATTGCAAAACAACATGCCAGGCTTAGAGAACTTAGCGTTAATTCCCGGCTGCGTTGGTTCTGCACCGATTCAAAATATCGGAGCCTATGGTGTTGAACTGCAAAAAGTATGCGAATACGTTGATTTACTTGATATGAATAAAGGTACTGTTTTGCGCCTTTCAGCTCAAGAGTGTCAATTTGGCTATCGTGATAGCATATTTAAGCATCAGTATGGAGATGGGTTTGCCATCGTCGCTGTGGGTATCAGATTAATAAAATCATGGACACCGACACTGGGCTATGGTGATTTAACGCGTATGGATCCATTGAGTGTTACCGCGCAAGAGATCTTCAACTCTGTCTGTGCAATGCGCCGTAGCAAACTACCCGATCCCACCGTGGCCGGTAATGCAGGTAGCTTTTTCAAAAATCCGGTAGTGGATGCTGCTGTCGCCGAAGATATTGTAAAAAATTACCCTACTGCACCTCATTACCGACAACCCGATGGTTCGGTAAAGTTGGCCGCCGGTTGGCTTATCGACCAATGCGGGCTTAAAGGACACCAGATCGGTGGGGCGGCAGTACATCAACAGCAAGCACTGGTTCTGATTAACCTTGCAGAGGCAACAAGTCAGGATGTATTAGGCCTTGCCAGTTATATCCGTCAGCAAGTTGCCAAGAAATTTTCAATCTGGTTAGAACCAGAAGTGCGCTTTATCGCAAGTAATGGTGAGGTTAATGCTGTGGAGCGTTTGTCGTGA